The Thermoanaerobacterium thermosaccharolyticum DSM 571 region CTTGCATTCTCTCAAAGTTCCAGGAGCCTTGATGAAAATTAGAACGTATAAACATACTTATTAGGTCTTTTTTAGTTAATTTTTTTTTGGCTTCTTCCATAATGACAATCATTCCTTTCTAATTTCTTTTTATAGTTCATCTAAATCATCACTTGCAATTTGTTGATATTTTGGATTTAATTGTACATATACAATTGCTGCTACTAGACCAATTATTCCCAATGCTACCAAGTTAAAGCTTGTAAATGCTGCTATAACAAAACCTAAGAAAAAGAATGGCATCAGATATCTAGCTTCCATCATATTTATAACCATTGCATAACCTACTACAACGATAAATCCTCCTGCAATCTGTAATCCCCTCGTTACTACTTCTGGTATAGAATTTAACATTGCATTAACTCCACTGGTACCAGCAACCGAAGCTACTAATGCTACAGGTATTGCCACGCGAGCCGCCTGTATCAATAAACTAATAAGATGGTTTCTGTCTATTCCACTTAGATCTCCTTTTTCTGCATATATGTCAGCCCTATGTTGAAAAAATACAGTTATTGTTCTTGCTAATATTGTTAAAACTTGTCCAGCCGCCGCAATTGGAACTGCTATCGCAATACCAGCTCCAATTGATTGATGTCCTGCAATTACTAAGATAGTTGAGATAGCACTTGCAAGCGCTGCATCAGGAGCCATTGCAGCACCTATATTCATCCATCCAAGCGCAATCATTTCAAGTGTACCTCCAAGAATGATTCCCGTTTTAACATCACCCAAGATAATACCTATAAGTGTTGATGCAACAAGTGGGCGATGAGTCTGAAATTCATCAAGTACACTACCAATTCCAGCAATTGCAGCAACCAAAATCACCAGTATTAATTGTATCGTACTCATCTATTTTCCTCCTCCAATATTTATATTTTTGACATTAAGTCAATTTTGGGATCTGATGAAACTTTTCTTATTTCAAGTTCTATCCCCATTTCATGTAACTTTTTAAAAGCCTCAATATCT contains the following coding sequences:
- a CDS encoding PTS mannose/fructose/sorbose transporter subunit IIC, with the translated sequence MSTIQLILVILVAAIAGIGSVLDEFQTHRPLVASTLIGIILGDVKTGIILGGTLEMIALGWMNIGAAMAPDAALASAISTILVIAGHQSIGAGIAIAVPIAAAGQVLTILARTITVFFQHRADIYAEKGDLSGIDRNHLISLLIQAARVAIPVALVASVAGTSGVNAMLNSIPEVVTRGLQIAGGFIVVVGYAMVINMMEARYLMPFFFLGFVIAAFTSFNLVALGIIGLVAAIVYVQLNPKYQQIASDDLDEL